One Thunnus thynnus chromosome 18, fThuThy2.1, whole genome shotgun sequence genomic region harbors:
- the eif2b4 gene encoding translation initiation factor eIF-2B subunit delta isoform X2: MADSGVTDGPGKKGDIERVKAEGKELTKEEKQRLRKEKKQQKKNKEKKDDKASQKSEKEKKPVSSAAPASQPLTQNTAQKAPSAVPAPAPVPVPASEAPAPADKPAKSKAELKAERRARQEAERASKQNKKGDVGQQATAGKPKAPPSELQPVVKRLPEHIQVDNPDVLKKLAKKLERQQTPEHNSATKIPLRSDYGYKVSLFSHLHQYSRKAPLTQQLSIPSSVIHPAIVRLGLQYSQGIVAGSNARSVALLHAFKQVIRDYTTPPNEELSRDLVNKLKPYISFLNQCRPLSASMGNAIKYIKKEISNISSQCKEEEAKSHLLDCIERYINEKIILAAEAIARSSIEKISDGDVILVYGCSSLVNHILCEAFKKGRKFRVIVVDSRPRLEGREALRRLVQKGISCTYVLISAVSYILPEVSKVFLGAHALLANGYVMSRVGTSQIALVAKAFNVPVLVCCETYKFCERVQTDSFVSNELDDPDDLIVTRKGKTQLEHWQEVPSLGLLNLVYDVTPPDFVDLVITELGMIPCTSVPVVLRVKNVDQ; the protein is encoded by the exons ATGGCTGACAGTGGAGTGACAG ATGGACCTGGCAAGAAAGGAGACATTGAACGTGTAAAG GCTGAGGGCAAAGAGCTGACCAAAGAGGAGAAGCAGCGGctgaggaaagagaagaaacagcagaagaaaaacaaagagaaaaaagatgaCAAGGCTTCACAGAAGAGCGAGAAAGAGAAGAAGCCTGTCAGTTCAGCTGCTCCAGCCTCCCAACCCCTAACACAAAACACAGCGCAGAAAG CTCCTTCAGCAGTGCCTGCTCCTGCACCGGTCCCTGTGCCTGCCTCAGAAGCTCCTGCCCCGGCAGACAAGCCGGCTAAGAGTAAAGCAGAGCTGAAAGCTGAGAGAAGAGCTCGGCAAGAGGCTGAGAGGGCGTCCAAACAGAACAAGAAGGGAGACGTGGGCCAGCAGGCCACCGCTGGCAAACCCAAGGCACCGCCTAGTGAGCTGCAGCCAG tggTGAAGAGGCTTCCTGAACATATCCAAGTGGACAACCCAGATGTTTTAAAGAAACTGGCCAAGAAGCTGGAAAGACAACAG ACACCAGAGCACAATTCTGCTACAAAG ATCCCACTCCGGTCAGACTACGGCTACAAAGTCAGCCTGTTTTCTCACCTTCACCAGTACAGTCGTAAAGCCCCTCTAACACAGCAACTCAG CATTCCCTCCTCGGTGATTCATCCCGCTATTGTTCGACTGGGTCTACAGTATTCGCAGGGCATTGTTGCAGGATCCAACGCTCGCTCTGTAGCCCTGCTGCATGCCTTCAAACAG GTAATAAGGGACTACACTACACCTCCAAACGAGGAGCTATCTAGAGATTTGGTCAACAAGCTGAAACCTTACATCAG ctttttgAATCAATGTCGCCCTCTGTCAGCCAGCATGGGTAATGCAATCAAATACATCAAGAAAGAGATCTCCAATATTTCTAGTCAGTGCAAAGAAGAAGAG GCAAAAAGTCATCTGCTGGACTGTATCGAGCGCTACATTAATGAAAAGATAATTCTTGCTGCTGAAGCCATTGCCAGGTCCTCCATAGAAAAGATCAGTGATGGAGATGTCATCCTAGTTTACGGATG CTCGTCACTGGTCAACCACATCCTGTGCGAGGCCTTTAAGAAAGGCAGGAAGTTCCGCGTGATCGTGGTGGACAGCAGGCCTCGGCTGGAGGGCAGGGAGGCCCTGAGGCGCCTGGTCCAGAAAGGCATCAGCTGCACCTACGTCCTTATCTCGGCTGTCTCCTACATCCTTCCAGAG GTATCGAAGGTGTTCCTTGGCGCTCATGCTCTGCTGGCCAACGGTTACGTCATGTCTCGTGTGGGGACATCACAAATAGCTCTGGTGGCCAAAGCCTTTAACGTGCCTGTGCTGGTGTGCTGTGAGACGTACAAGTTCTGTGAGAGGGTGCAGACAGATTCCTTTGTGTCCAATGAACTCG ATGACCCAGACGACCTCATCGTGACCCGTAAAGGGAAAACCCAGCTCGAGCACTGGCAGGAAGTGCCCTCGCTCGGCCTGCTTAACCTGGTGTACGACGTGACACCGCCTGATTTCGTGGACCTGGTGATCACAGAGCTGGGAATGATCCCTTGCACCTCGGTTCCCGTGGTGCTGCGAGTCAAAAACGTGGACCAGTGA
- the eif2b4 gene encoding translation initiation factor eIF-2B subunit delta isoform X3, which yields MADSGVTVTDGPGKKGDIERVKAEGKELTKEEKQRLRKEKKQQKKNKEKKDDKASQKSEKEKKPVSSAAPASQPLTQNTAQKAPSAVPAPAPVPVPASEAPAPADKPAKSKAELKAERRARQEAERASKQNKKGDVGQQATAGKPKAPPSELQPVVKRLPEHIQVDNPDVLKKLAKKLERQQIPLRSDYGYKVSLFSHLHQYSRKAPLTQQLSIPSSVIHPAIVRLGLQYSQGIVAGSNARSVALLHAFKQVIRDYTTPPNEELSRDLVNKLKPYISFLNQCRPLSASMGNAIKYIKKEISNISSQCKEEEAKSHLLDCIERYINEKIILAAEAIARSSIEKISDGDVILVYGCSSLVNHILCEAFKKGRKFRVIVVDSRPRLEGREALRRLVQKGISCTYVLISAVSYILPEVSKVFLGAHALLANGYVMSRVGTSQIALVAKAFNVPVLVCCETYKFCERVQTDSFVSNELDDPDDLIVTRKGKTQLEHWQEVPSLGLLNLVYDVTPPDFVDLVITELGMIPCTSVPVVLRVKNVDQ from the exons ATGGCTGACAGTGGAGTGACAG TTACAGATGGACCTGGCAAGAAAGGAGACATTGAACGTGTAAAG GCTGAGGGCAAAGAGCTGACCAAAGAGGAGAAGCAGCGGctgaggaaagagaagaaacagcagaagaaaaacaaagagaaaaaagatgaCAAGGCTTCACAGAAGAGCGAGAAAGAGAAGAAGCCTGTCAGTTCAGCTGCTCCAGCCTCCCAACCCCTAACACAAAACACAGCGCAGAAAG CTCCTTCAGCAGTGCCTGCTCCTGCACCGGTCCCTGTGCCTGCCTCAGAAGCTCCTGCCCCGGCAGACAAGCCGGCTAAGAGTAAAGCAGAGCTGAAAGCTGAGAGAAGAGCTCGGCAAGAGGCTGAGAGGGCGTCCAAACAGAACAAGAAGGGAGACGTGGGCCAGCAGGCCACCGCTGGCAAACCCAAGGCACCGCCTAGTGAGCTGCAGCCAG tggTGAAGAGGCTTCCTGAACATATCCAAGTGGACAACCCAGATGTTTTAAAGAAACTGGCCAAGAAGCTGGAAAGACAACAG ATCCCACTCCGGTCAGACTACGGCTACAAAGTCAGCCTGTTTTCTCACCTTCACCAGTACAGTCGTAAAGCCCCTCTAACACAGCAACTCAG CATTCCCTCCTCGGTGATTCATCCCGCTATTGTTCGACTGGGTCTACAGTATTCGCAGGGCATTGTTGCAGGATCCAACGCTCGCTCTGTAGCCCTGCTGCATGCCTTCAAACAG GTAATAAGGGACTACACTACACCTCCAAACGAGGAGCTATCTAGAGATTTGGTCAACAAGCTGAAACCTTACATCAG ctttttgAATCAATGTCGCCCTCTGTCAGCCAGCATGGGTAATGCAATCAAATACATCAAGAAAGAGATCTCCAATATTTCTAGTCAGTGCAAAGAAGAAGAG GCAAAAAGTCATCTGCTGGACTGTATCGAGCGCTACATTAATGAAAAGATAATTCTTGCTGCTGAAGCCATTGCCAGGTCCTCCATAGAAAAGATCAGTGATGGAGATGTCATCCTAGTTTACGGATG CTCGTCACTGGTCAACCACATCCTGTGCGAGGCCTTTAAGAAAGGCAGGAAGTTCCGCGTGATCGTGGTGGACAGCAGGCCTCGGCTGGAGGGCAGGGAGGCCCTGAGGCGCCTGGTCCAGAAAGGCATCAGCTGCACCTACGTCCTTATCTCGGCTGTCTCCTACATCCTTCCAGAG GTATCGAAGGTGTTCCTTGGCGCTCATGCTCTGCTGGCCAACGGTTACGTCATGTCTCGTGTGGGGACATCACAAATAGCTCTGGTGGCCAAAGCCTTTAACGTGCCTGTGCTGGTGTGCTGTGAGACGTACAAGTTCTGTGAGAGGGTGCAGACAGATTCCTTTGTGTCCAATGAACTCG ATGACCCAGACGACCTCATCGTGACCCGTAAAGGGAAAACCCAGCTCGAGCACTGGCAGGAAGTGCCCTCGCTCGGCCTGCTTAACCTGGTGTACGACGTGACACCGCCTGATTTCGTGGACCTGGTGATCACAGAGCTGGGAATGATCCCTTGCACCTCGGTTCCCGTGGTGCTGCGAGTCAAAAACGTGGACCAGTGA
- the atraid gene encoding all-trans retinoic acid-induced differentiation factor, whose protein sequence is MKMKAGGYQLKPALLILILNLCFYASYQLTELQICKLCTGTVLNNTEVGQFCSSSAGRIEGRCCLRNDNTSDPEHIIGLDLSNCSLTHVDDLQEASTAVMIDLSLNSIVNISDLVFQGFIELHYVILPADIVCPGGNTSWEKEDVKKGNRFCEGQKNMCNQTGQLSINCPENSLCGPYGPGFFECSCADNYHGYKCLREGEFPLLQVFGPLGASTVVISVLLWVTQRRKVKPL, encoded by the exons ATGAAAATGAAAGCTGGGGGCTACCAGCTGAAACCTGCACTGCTTATTTTGATcttgaatttatgtttttacGCGAGTTACCAGCTGACTGAACTACAG ATATGTAAGCTCTGCACCGGGACGGTCCTGAATAACACCGAGGTGGGCCAGTTCTGCTCCTCATCCGCTGGTCGGATAGAAGGACGCTGCTGCTTGAGAAATGACAACACAAGCGACCCTGAACACATCATCGG GTTGGATCTGTCCAATTGTTCACTAACTCATGTGGATGATCTTCAGGAAGCATCAACAGCAGTAATGAT AGACCTCTCACTCAATTCAATTGTCAACATCAGTGACTTGGTATTTCAAggatttattgagttacattacgT GATTTTGCCAGCAGACATAGTTTGTCCAGGAGGCAATACATCCTGGGAAAAGGAGGATGTCAAAAAGGGAAATCGTTTTTGTGAAGGCCAGAAAAATATGTGCAACCAGACTGGACAGCTGT CCATTAACTGTCCGGAGAACTCCCTCTGCGGCCCCTACGGCCCCGGCTTCTTTGAGTGCAGCTGTGCTGACAACTACCACGGATACAAGTGTCTTCGAGAG GGGGAGTTCCCACTCCTCCAGGTGTTTGGGCCTCTCGGAGCATCCACAGTGGTGATCTCTGTCCTGCTGTGGGTCACCCAGAGACGGAAGGTCAAACCACTCTGA
- the eif2b4 gene encoding translation initiation factor eIF-2B subunit delta isoform X1, translating to MADSGVTVTDGPGKKGDIERVKAEGKELTKEEKQRLRKEKKQQKKNKEKKDDKASQKSEKEKKPVSSAAPASQPLTQNTAQKAPSAVPAPAPVPVPASEAPAPADKPAKSKAELKAERRARQEAERASKQNKKGDVGQQATAGKPKAPPSELQPVVKRLPEHIQVDNPDVLKKLAKKLERQQTPEHNSATKIPLRSDYGYKVSLFSHLHQYSRKAPLTQQLSIPSSVIHPAIVRLGLQYSQGIVAGSNARSVALLHAFKQVIRDYTTPPNEELSRDLVNKLKPYISFLNQCRPLSASMGNAIKYIKKEISNISSQCKEEEAKSHLLDCIERYINEKIILAAEAIARSSIEKISDGDVILVYGCSSLVNHILCEAFKKGRKFRVIVVDSRPRLEGREALRRLVQKGISCTYVLISAVSYILPEVSKVFLGAHALLANGYVMSRVGTSQIALVAKAFNVPVLVCCETYKFCERVQTDSFVSNELDDPDDLIVTRKGKTQLEHWQEVPSLGLLNLVYDVTPPDFVDLVITELGMIPCTSVPVVLRVKNVDQ from the exons ATGGCTGACAGTGGAGTGACAG TTACAGATGGACCTGGCAAGAAAGGAGACATTGAACGTGTAAAG GCTGAGGGCAAAGAGCTGACCAAAGAGGAGAAGCAGCGGctgaggaaagagaagaaacagcagaagaaaaacaaagagaaaaaagatgaCAAGGCTTCACAGAAGAGCGAGAAAGAGAAGAAGCCTGTCAGTTCAGCTGCTCCAGCCTCCCAACCCCTAACACAAAACACAGCGCAGAAAG CTCCTTCAGCAGTGCCTGCTCCTGCACCGGTCCCTGTGCCTGCCTCAGAAGCTCCTGCCCCGGCAGACAAGCCGGCTAAGAGTAAAGCAGAGCTGAAAGCTGAGAGAAGAGCTCGGCAAGAGGCTGAGAGGGCGTCCAAACAGAACAAGAAGGGAGACGTGGGCCAGCAGGCCACCGCTGGCAAACCCAAGGCACCGCCTAGTGAGCTGCAGCCAG tggTGAAGAGGCTTCCTGAACATATCCAAGTGGACAACCCAGATGTTTTAAAGAAACTGGCCAAGAAGCTGGAAAGACAACAG ACACCAGAGCACAATTCTGCTACAAAG ATCCCACTCCGGTCAGACTACGGCTACAAAGTCAGCCTGTTTTCTCACCTTCACCAGTACAGTCGTAAAGCCCCTCTAACACAGCAACTCAG CATTCCCTCCTCGGTGATTCATCCCGCTATTGTTCGACTGGGTCTACAGTATTCGCAGGGCATTGTTGCAGGATCCAACGCTCGCTCTGTAGCCCTGCTGCATGCCTTCAAACAG GTAATAAGGGACTACACTACACCTCCAAACGAGGAGCTATCTAGAGATTTGGTCAACAAGCTGAAACCTTACATCAG ctttttgAATCAATGTCGCCCTCTGTCAGCCAGCATGGGTAATGCAATCAAATACATCAAGAAAGAGATCTCCAATATTTCTAGTCAGTGCAAAGAAGAAGAG GCAAAAAGTCATCTGCTGGACTGTATCGAGCGCTACATTAATGAAAAGATAATTCTTGCTGCTGAAGCCATTGCCAGGTCCTCCATAGAAAAGATCAGTGATGGAGATGTCATCCTAGTTTACGGATG CTCGTCACTGGTCAACCACATCCTGTGCGAGGCCTTTAAGAAAGGCAGGAAGTTCCGCGTGATCGTGGTGGACAGCAGGCCTCGGCTGGAGGGCAGGGAGGCCCTGAGGCGCCTGGTCCAGAAAGGCATCAGCTGCACCTACGTCCTTATCTCGGCTGTCTCCTACATCCTTCCAGAG GTATCGAAGGTGTTCCTTGGCGCTCATGCTCTGCTGGCCAACGGTTACGTCATGTCTCGTGTGGGGACATCACAAATAGCTCTGGTGGCCAAAGCCTTTAACGTGCCTGTGCTGGTGTGCTGTGAGACGTACAAGTTCTGTGAGAGGGTGCAGACAGATTCCTTTGTGTCCAATGAACTCG ATGACCCAGACGACCTCATCGTGACCCGTAAAGGGAAAACCCAGCTCGAGCACTGGCAGGAAGTGCCCTCGCTCGGCCTGCTTAACCTGGTGTACGACGTGACACCGCCTGATTTCGTGGACCTGGTGATCACAGAGCTGGGAATGATCCCTTGCACCTCGGTTCCCGTGGTGCTGCGAGTCAAAAACGTGGACCAGTGA
- the eif2b4 gene encoding translation initiation factor eIF-2B subunit delta isoform X4, which translates to MADSGVTDGPGKKGDIERVKAEGKELTKEEKQRLRKEKKQQKKNKEKKDDKASQKSEKEKKPVSSAAPASQPLTQNTAQKAPSAVPAPAPVPVPASEAPAPADKPAKSKAELKAERRARQEAERASKQNKKGDVGQQATAGKPKAPPSELQPVVKRLPEHIQVDNPDVLKKLAKKLERQQIPLRSDYGYKVSLFSHLHQYSRKAPLTQQLSIPSSVIHPAIVRLGLQYSQGIVAGSNARSVALLHAFKQVIRDYTTPPNEELSRDLVNKLKPYISFLNQCRPLSASMGNAIKYIKKEISNISSQCKEEEAKSHLLDCIERYINEKIILAAEAIARSSIEKISDGDVILVYGCSSLVNHILCEAFKKGRKFRVIVVDSRPRLEGREALRRLVQKGISCTYVLISAVSYILPEVSKVFLGAHALLANGYVMSRVGTSQIALVAKAFNVPVLVCCETYKFCERVQTDSFVSNELDDPDDLIVTRKGKTQLEHWQEVPSLGLLNLVYDVTPPDFVDLVITELGMIPCTSVPVVLRVKNVDQ; encoded by the exons ATGGCTGACAGTGGAGTGACAG ATGGACCTGGCAAGAAAGGAGACATTGAACGTGTAAAG GCTGAGGGCAAAGAGCTGACCAAAGAGGAGAAGCAGCGGctgaggaaagagaagaaacagcagaagaaaaacaaagagaaaaaagatgaCAAGGCTTCACAGAAGAGCGAGAAAGAGAAGAAGCCTGTCAGTTCAGCTGCTCCAGCCTCCCAACCCCTAACACAAAACACAGCGCAGAAAG CTCCTTCAGCAGTGCCTGCTCCTGCACCGGTCCCTGTGCCTGCCTCAGAAGCTCCTGCCCCGGCAGACAAGCCGGCTAAGAGTAAAGCAGAGCTGAAAGCTGAGAGAAGAGCTCGGCAAGAGGCTGAGAGGGCGTCCAAACAGAACAAGAAGGGAGACGTGGGCCAGCAGGCCACCGCTGGCAAACCCAAGGCACCGCCTAGTGAGCTGCAGCCAG tggTGAAGAGGCTTCCTGAACATATCCAAGTGGACAACCCAGATGTTTTAAAGAAACTGGCCAAGAAGCTGGAAAGACAACAG ATCCCACTCCGGTCAGACTACGGCTACAAAGTCAGCCTGTTTTCTCACCTTCACCAGTACAGTCGTAAAGCCCCTCTAACACAGCAACTCAG CATTCCCTCCTCGGTGATTCATCCCGCTATTGTTCGACTGGGTCTACAGTATTCGCAGGGCATTGTTGCAGGATCCAACGCTCGCTCTGTAGCCCTGCTGCATGCCTTCAAACAG GTAATAAGGGACTACACTACACCTCCAAACGAGGAGCTATCTAGAGATTTGGTCAACAAGCTGAAACCTTACATCAG ctttttgAATCAATGTCGCCCTCTGTCAGCCAGCATGGGTAATGCAATCAAATACATCAAGAAAGAGATCTCCAATATTTCTAGTCAGTGCAAAGAAGAAGAG GCAAAAAGTCATCTGCTGGACTGTATCGAGCGCTACATTAATGAAAAGATAATTCTTGCTGCTGAAGCCATTGCCAGGTCCTCCATAGAAAAGATCAGTGATGGAGATGTCATCCTAGTTTACGGATG CTCGTCACTGGTCAACCACATCCTGTGCGAGGCCTTTAAGAAAGGCAGGAAGTTCCGCGTGATCGTGGTGGACAGCAGGCCTCGGCTGGAGGGCAGGGAGGCCCTGAGGCGCCTGGTCCAGAAAGGCATCAGCTGCACCTACGTCCTTATCTCGGCTGTCTCCTACATCCTTCCAGAG GTATCGAAGGTGTTCCTTGGCGCTCATGCTCTGCTGGCCAACGGTTACGTCATGTCTCGTGTGGGGACATCACAAATAGCTCTGGTGGCCAAAGCCTTTAACGTGCCTGTGCTGGTGTGCTGTGAGACGTACAAGTTCTGTGAGAGGGTGCAGACAGATTCCTTTGTGTCCAATGAACTCG ATGACCCAGACGACCTCATCGTGACCCGTAAAGGGAAAACCCAGCTCGAGCACTGGCAGGAAGTGCCCTCGCTCGGCCTGCTTAACCTGGTGTACGACGTGACACCGCCTGATTTCGTGGACCTGGTGATCACAGAGCTGGGAATGATCCCTTGCACCTCGGTTCCCGTGGTGCTGCGAGTCAAAAACGTGGACCAGTGA